The following proteins are encoded in a genomic region of Sorangiineae bacterium MSr12523:
- a CDS encoding amino acid-binding protein yields the protein MRDLAIRLPNRIDALALFGETLGRAGVSVEGGGMFTVDGQRIAHFLVEDGAAARAALEAAGLEIVWDREVLVQRLAQEVPGQLGAITRRMADAGVNIEILYSDHANQLILVVDDIERGRQVSEAWMRERATR from the coding sequence ATGAGAGACCTCGCCATTCGCCTTCCGAACCGCATCGATGCCCTCGCCCTTTTTGGAGAAACCCTCGGCCGCGCGGGGGTCAGCGTCGAGGGCGGCGGCATGTTCACCGTGGATGGCCAACGCATCGCGCATTTTCTCGTCGAAGACGGCGCCGCTGCCCGAGCCGCGCTGGAAGCCGCAGGGCTCGAGATCGTGTGGGACCGCGAAGTGCTCGTTCAACGCCTCGCCCAAGAGGTCCCCGGCCAACTCGGCGCCATCACCCGCCGCATGGCCGATGCCGGCGTGAACATCGAGATCCTCTACAGCGACCACGCCAATCAATTGATCCTCGTCGTCGACGACATCGAACGCGGCCGCCAGGTCTCCGAGGCATGGATGCGCGAACGCGCAACTCGCTAA
- a CDS encoding SDR family oxidoreductase: MMQNLSYVVTGGARGIGKAVVERLVRDGGYVVVLELDASALAWLAHHPAKHRLIPLAGSAAEERVAEQAADLAEGVGTLTGWVNNAALFRDASVHTSPPGVVLDLIATNLAPTIVGCTTAVRRFLAAKSEGAIVNVSSHQARQAVRGCLPYVTAKAAIEGLTRALAVEYGPHGIRVNAVAPGSVSTERYADFLARQTPEGAARIEREMRELHPLGRVARADEVAAAIAYLLSSDASFINGATVPIDGGRSVLARDPES; the protein is encoded by the coding sequence ATGATGCAAAACCTGTCCTACGTGGTCACCGGTGGAGCGCGCGGCATTGGTAAAGCCGTCGTGGAGCGGCTCGTTCGCGACGGCGGGTACGTGGTGGTGCTCGAGCTGGACGCATCGGCGCTGGCTTGGCTTGCGCATCATCCCGCGAAACATCGATTGATACCGCTCGCGGGCAGCGCAGCGGAGGAGCGGGTCGCGGAACAGGCGGCGGACCTTGCCGAAGGTGTCGGCACACTCACGGGTTGGGTCAACAACGCGGCCTTGTTTCGCGATGCGTCCGTGCACACGTCGCCACCCGGGGTCGTGCTCGATCTCATCGCCACCAACCTGGCGCCCACCATCGTGGGATGCACGACCGCCGTGCGGCGCTTTCTTGCGGCCAAGAGCGAAGGCGCCATCGTCAACGTCTCGTCCCATCAAGCGCGGCAAGCCGTACGAGGCTGTCTGCCCTATGTCACGGCAAAGGCGGCCATCGAAGGACTCACGCGCGCTCTGGCCGTGGAATATGGCCCTCACGGCATTCGGGTCAACGCAGTCGCGCCCGGCTCCGTCTCGACGGAACGCTACGCGGATTTTCTCGCTCGACAGACGCCCGAAGGCGCCGCACGCATCGAGCGCGAGATGCGCGAGCTCCACCCCTTGGGGCGCGTCGCACGCGCAGACGAAGTCGCAGCGGCCATCGCGTACCTGCTCTCGAGCGATGCGAGCTTCATCAACGGCGCGACCGTCCCCATCGATGGCGGTCGCAGCGTCCTCGCCCGCGATCCCGAATCGTAA
- a CDS encoding DUF3459 domain-containing protein, with protein MPCDTGHDWWRSAVIYQVYPRSFADSNGDGVGDLPGITSRLPYLADLGVDAIWLSPFYPSAHEDGGYDIIDFRDVDPLFGNLDDFDALVARAKRLGLRVLVDLVPNHTSRHHPWFLESRASRTAARRNWYIWADPAKDGGPPNNWRAVTGGSAWTLDEATGQYYMHSFFAAQPDLNWRNPNVREAMAEIMRFWLDRGIDGFRVDMIDYLLKDEALRDEPVDDKGWYDHPLAKYQLNQWGVVDIMRGLRRVVDGYPGARILLGEVESRLPIDVLVRYYGTAGQLDVLHLPFNFWLLFLPWQSAALERFITDYDAAVPEGAVPNWVLGNHDVPRPATRLGVAQARAAMVLLLTLRGAPVVYYGDELGMPNVPIPPERIQDPWSAALPGGGRDPARTPMRWNGGPTAGFCPEHAVPWLPVGDGLETVNVEDQRQDPRSMLALTKALLTLRRARPALRDGSLRCIQGPPGIIAFSRVLHEERFLVALNTTDGTLDMPLPPGTVGVVRLSSAMDRTGTCSALRLRAHEACVLEWVHRS; from the coding sequence ATGCCCTGCGACACCGGCCACGACTGGTGGCGATCGGCCGTGATTTACCAAGTGTATCCGCGCTCTTTTGCCGACTCGAACGGCGACGGCGTCGGGGATCTGCCGGGCATCACCTCGCGGCTGCCCTACTTGGCCGACCTGGGCGTGGACGCCATTTGGCTTTCCCCCTTCTACCCGTCCGCGCACGAAGACGGTGGCTACGACATCATCGATTTTCGAGACGTCGACCCTCTTTTCGGCAACCTCGACGACTTCGATGCACTCGTCGCACGCGCCAAAAGGCTCGGCCTGCGCGTACTCGTCGACTTGGTCCCGAACCACACGTCGCGGCACCATCCATGGTTTCTCGAGTCGCGCGCATCGCGCACCGCCGCTAGGCGGAATTGGTACATTTGGGCCGATCCCGCCAAGGACGGTGGCCCGCCCAACAACTGGCGGGCGGTTACCGGCGGCTCGGCGTGGACTTTGGACGAGGCCACTGGGCAGTATTACATGCACTCGTTTTTCGCGGCCCAACCCGATTTGAATTGGCGCAATCCCAATGTGCGCGAGGCCATGGCGGAGATCATGCGCTTCTGGCTGGATCGCGGCATCGACGGCTTCCGTGTCGATATGATCGATTACCTGCTCAAAGACGAAGCCCTCCGCGACGAGCCCGTCGACGACAAGGGCTGGTACGATCACCCGCTGGCCAAATACCAACTCAATCAGTGGGGCGTCGTCGACATCATGCGCGGGCTGCGACGTGTGGTCGACGGCTATCCCGGCGCCCGCATCCTGCTCGGCGAGGTCGAATCGCGTTTGCCCATCGACGTGCTGGTTCGATATTACGGGACCGCGGGGCAGCTGGACGTGCTGCACCTTCCCTTCAATTTTTGGCTGCTGTTTCTACCGTGGCAGTCGGCCGCGCTCGAGCGATTCATCACCGACTACGACGCCGCCGTCCCCGAAGGCGCCGTTCCCAATTGGGTCCTCGGCAACCACGACGTGCCGCGGCCTGCCACACGCCTCGGCGTCGCGCAGGCACGTGCCGCCATGGTGCTCTTGCTCACGTTGCGCGGAGCCCCCGTCGTCTATTACGGCGACGAACTCGGCATGCCCAACGTGCCCATCCCGCCCGAGCGGATCCAGGATCCATGGTCGGCCGCACTGCCGGGCGGCGGTCGCGATCCCGCACGAACGCCGATGCGCTGGAACGGCGGCCCCACCGCGGGCTTCTGTCCGGAACACGCCGTCCCGTGGCTTCCGGTCGGCGATGGCCTCGAGACCGTGAACGTGGAGGACCAGCGGCAGGATCCCCGCTCGATGCTCGCGCTCACGAAAGCCCTGCTCACCCTGCGCCGCGCGCGCCCTGCCCTGCGGGACGGGAGCCTTCGCTGCATCCAAGGTCCCCCGGGCATCATCGCGTTCTCGCGTGTTCTGCACGAGGAACGCTTTCTGGTCGCGCTCAACACCACGGACGGCACCCTCGACATGCCGTTGCCGCCGGGGACCGTCGGCGTCGTGCGGCTCTCCAGCGCGATGGATCGCACGGGCACGTGCTCGGCGCTGCGGCTTCGCGCCCACGAAGCGTGCGTCCTCGAATGGGTCCATCGGTCGTGA
- a CDS encoding LacI family DNA-binding transcriptional regulator, which yields MDKKRIPDRRPTLRDVAAALGVTTTTVSNAYNRPDQLSAALRESVLQAAAKLGYAGPDPAARSLRRGRNVAVGVVYADPLSYAFADPAFVLFLQGLASAVEELGVSLTLMPGTPREDPATSPVMTAIVDAFVVYSMADDDPLFCAAQDRRLPMIRVDAPVLDGRLLVSIDDRGGAEAAAEHLLGLGHESIGVISCELTSQVRPGPVTLAVQGEATHHISRARLAGYAAACGARWSGVPVFESARNSEAGGAEAARWLLDRKPRPTALLAMSDRLALGAMAVARERGLRVPEDLSIVGFDDVPAAASSSPGLTSVRQPHAEKGRAAGQLVMAALSGRRIKQPAQLATELVVRGSTARRRKRG from the coding sequence ATGGACAAGAAACGCATTCCCGATCGACGGCCGACTTTGAGGGACGTGGCAGCGGCACTGGGGGTGACCACCACCACGGTGTCCAACGCCTACAACCGGCCCGACCAACTTTCGGCCGCGTTGCGCGAAAGCGTTCTCCAAGCAGCGGCGAAACTGGGTTACGCCGGGCCCGATCCCGCGGCCCGCAGTTTGCGGCGTGGTCGCAACGTGGCCGTCGGCGTGGTGTACGCCGATCCGCTGTCGTACGCCTTCGCCGATCCGGCGTTCGTGCTGTTTTTGCAGGGGCTCGCCAGTGCGGTGGAGGAGCTCGGCGTCAGCCTCACCCTGATGCCGGGCACCCCGCGCGAGGATCCGGCCACGTCACCGGTGATGACGGCCATCGTCGACGCTTTCGTGGTCTATTCGATGGCCGACGATGATCCCCTCTTTTGCGCGGCGCAGGATCGGCGTTTGCCGATGATTCGCGTCGATGCACCCGTGCTGGATGGCCGTCTGCTCGTGTCGATCGACGATCGCGGCGGTGCCGAGGCGGCGGCCGAGCACCTGCTCGGTCTCGGTCACGAGTCCATCGGTGTGATCAGCTGCGAATTGACCTCTCAGGTTCGCCCCGGTCCGGTCACCCTGGCCGTGCAAGGGGAGGCGACGCATCACATTTCGCGCGCGCGGTTGGCGGGTTACGCGGCGGCGTGTGGTGCGCGTTGGTCCGGCGTGCCCGTGTTCGAGTCGGCGCGCAACTCGGAGGCGGGCGGCGCGGAAGCGGCGCGATGGCTCCTCGATCGAAAGCCGCGCCCCACGGCGCTTCTCGCCATGAGCGATCGCCTCGCCTTGGGCGCCATGGCCGTTGCCCGGGAGCGCGGTCTCCGCGTTCCCGAGGATCTATCCATCGTGGGCTTCGACGACGTTCCGGCGGCGGCATCGTCGAGTCCTGGCCTGACCAGCGTGCGCCAGCCTCACGCCGAAAAAGGCCGTGCGGCCGGGCAGTTGGTCATGGCGGCGCTCTCGGGGCGGCGCATCAAGCAGCCCGCGCAGCTGGCGACGGAGCTCGTGGTTCGTGGCAGCACGGCACGTCGTCGCAAACGGGGTTAG
- a CDS encoding Lrp/AsnC family transcriptional regulator: protein MDLDTTDRRLLGVLVEDATLSYAELGERVALSAPAAHERVKRLRRSGVIRRTAALLDPKAVRKPLLAFVHMDTKGWGKTPQLMMISEYPEVEEIHSVAGDTSVLLKVRTEDTRALESLLSHLYEIPGVVTTRTYVVLSTYLERPVQPGITREWPVAR from the coding sequence GTGGACCTCGACACCACGGACCGAAGATTATTAGGCGTCCTGGTCGAGGATGCGACCCTGAGCTATGCCGAACTCGGCGAGCGTGTCGCGCTTTCGGCGCCCGCTGCGCACGAGCGGGTCAAGCGATTGCGCCGCTCGGGCGTGATTCGCCGGACGGCGGCCCTGCTCGACCCCAAGGCGGTGCGCAAGCCGCTGCTTGCCTTCGTCCACATGGATACCAAGGGGTGGGGTAAGACGCCGCAGCTGATGATGATTTCGGAGTATCCCGAGGTCGAGGAGATCCATTCGGTTGCGGGCGATACGTCCGTGCTGCTGAAGGTGCGGACCGAAGACACGCGCGCGCTGGAAAGCCTGCTTTCCCATTTGTACGAGATTCCCGGCGTGGTCACGACCCGCACCTATGTCGTGCTGTCCACCTACCTCGAGCGGCCCGTGCAACCTGGCATCACACGAGAGTGGCCGGTTGCTCGATAG
- a CDS encoding MFS transporter, whose translation MVSRSTDETWFCLILSVSLAISLSPDFSELYSAIMTARERWIHAGQGNDVTAEPIPRAAYVLTGCVGVIGSNSLVLGPIAPEVSRSLGAAVPTVMMAAAAFGLGTAASALFLARYIDRFGPRRMLRLALGSLAVALLLSAVAPVVAALVAAQLVAGMASGVALPAIYAGAAAMAPPGRESRTIGVVLIGWTLSMVAGVSLSAVLADFIHWRAVYGAVALLAVFAVAALSWMLPREEAAARSAPMPLSALGLLGIKPLLFGCFAFMTAFYGIYGYLGDHLRHGLGQPVSANGLAALVYGIGFGSAPLFDGMVHRIGARRLLPIVLLAVSAIYFLLALASSSFGAMLVVLASLGLANHFGVNLLIVRLTAIDSAQRGTILGLNSAVTYLAVSTGTASFGPLYSTYGFATAAYAAMALALTATMASAWHPRT comes from the coding sequence GTGGTGTCGAGGTCCACCGACGAAACCTGGTTCTGCCTAATTCTATCTGTTTCTTTGGCCATCTCGCTGTCTCCTGATTTCTCCGAATTATATTCGGCCATCATGACGGCGCGCGAAAGATGGATTCATGCAGGCCAGGGAAATGATGTGACGGCGGAACCCATTCCGCGCGCGGCCTATGTACTGACCGGCTGCGTCGGTGTGATCGGTTCGAACTCGCTCGTGCTGGGGCCGATCGCGCCGGAGGTATCGCGTTCGCTCGGTGCAGCCGTACCGACGGTGATGATGGCGGCAGCCGCATTCGGCCTCGGAACGGCCGCAAGTGCCCTGTTCCTCGCCCGGTATATCGACCGATTTGGGCCCCGCCGCATGCTGAGACTTGCCTTGGGCTCGCTGGCGGTTGCCTTGCTTCTCAGCGCAGTCGCGCCGGTCGTGGCAGCCCTCGTCGCAGCGCAGCTCGTCGCCGGAATGGCTTCGGGCGTCGCCCTCCCCGCGATCTATGCGGGCGCCGCGGCCATGGCCCCGCCGGGTCGTGAGAGCAGGACCATCGGCGTCGTGCTGATCGGCTGGACGCTCAGCATGGTCGCGGGGGTCTCACTGTCCGCGGTTCTTGCGGATTTCATCCACTGGCGTGCCGTTTATGGGGCTGTCGCTCTGCTGGCAGTGTTCGCCGTGGCGGCACTATCGTGGATGCTCCCTCGCGAGGAGGCGGCCGCGCGTTCGGCGCCCATGCCACTTTCGGCACTGGGTTTGCTCGGCATCAAGCCGCTGCTCTTTGGCTGCTTCGCGTTCATGACGGCCTTTTATGGCATCTACGGTTACCTCGGGGACCACCTCCGCCATGGCCTTGGCCAACCGGTGAGCGCCAATGGTCTTGCCGCACTGGTTTACGGCATTGGTTTCGGAAGCGCCCCTCTGTTCGACGGCATGGTCCACCGTATCGGGGCACGGCGATTGTTACCCATCGTCCTCCTCGCAGTCTCGGCTATCTACTTTCTCCTCGCTTTGGCCAGCAGCAGCTTTGGCGCCATGCTCGTCGTGCTGGCGTCATTGGGTCTCGCCAACCATTTCGGCGTCAACCTATTGATCGTGCGCCTGACCGCAATCGACTCGGCCCAACGGGGCACGATTTTGGGTCTGAACAGTGCGGTCACCTACCTGGCGGTATCCACGGGCACCGCCAGTTTCGGCCCCTTGTATTCCACCTACGGATTTGCGACTGCCGCCTACGCAGCCATGGCCTTGGCATTGACGGCGACCATGGCCAGCGCCTGGCACCCGCGCACGTAG